The Streptomyces sp. NBC_01353 genome contains a region encoding:
- a CDS encoding amino acid adenylation domain-containing protein, with the protein MSELNRAISELSPERRALLSLRLARGRARQDAVPRLPRTPGVSRHRASQGQERLYFQHELAPDAVTYLLPIVLRLRGELDEDALRTALGTVVDRHEALRTGFELTPDQGLTQVVHDPGAVTVGLVAEDVAAADVDALVAELTTRPFDLAVPGLLRAGLWRLGEDSQRTRGWVFALCVHHIAVDGWSLGVLVDELMEAYTAAVEGRAAVLPELPVQYADFAAWQRERTDGEEAGEHLAYWREALAGASELHLPGDRARPGEPSYRGGAVPLRLSPDLTARLTALGQSEQTTLFSVLLAAYAVVLHRWSGQRDLVVGAPVAGRSRPELERLVGFFVNTLPLRLDVDGAAPFRALLRQAGARTLAAMSHQDVPYERIAQATGDGQTAGRGGALLHTLLALRNVPFGELRLPGVEVEIADTTSAGADLDLTLEFSPTPDGGLSGWLGYALDLYDADTAGRLGEAVETVLAAVAADGSADVRELPVMSDAQRDRLLAMSGPSGAACPPRLLTDWFADQVAATPDAVAVIADSGDDAVPSPSLTFRELDERSSRLAHWLRDTGVRTEDRVGLCLPRGLDFMVALFGVFKAGAVYVPLEPDHPADRHEQLIRDARTVRVLTLAELADRIPAVTPPGRDTAVETVALDTLGAALAERPATRPSLALTPDNAAYVLYTSGSTGQPKGVVVPHRAISNRVREMIDSIGFGPDDTVLHKTPITADPSLWEILVPPLSGARQVMALPRRNTDARYVHEVLVRHGVTATDFVPSTLRPVVAEPGFAEAARTLRIAQSGGEELTAELAGRFLELAPHADLYNCYGPTESTIDVAMHRVPVPVPQPVPIGSPIAGVKLYVLDELGRIQPIGVAGELLIGGVQLARGYLDRPGQTAERYVPHPFAPGERLYRTGDRARWKADGTLEFLGRLDHQVKIRGYRVEPAEVETALRTHPSVAEATVLALPDRQGDLSLAAYVTAAEGTTVPGADALRRHLGRLVPTPMIPSSYTVLDAFPLTPNGKVDRAALPLPGAGGPATGAERVAPSDDVQRVLAGVWEQALDVPGIGVHDDFFTLGGHSLLATLVVSNIRQLFRIELPLHFFIEAPTVAALADLVRAQGAEAGIDIDRVAELVLTVQRMSAAEVDAGLRA; encoded by the coding sequence ATGTCCGAGTTGAACCGCGCGATCAGCGAGCTGTCCCCGGAGCGGCGCGCCCTGCTGAGCCTGCGGCTCGCCCGGGGACGGGCGCGGCAGGACGCCGTGCCCCGGCTGCCGCGCACACCCGGCGTCAGCCGCCACCGCGCCTCCCAGGGCCAGGAGCGGCTGTACTTCCAGCATGAGCTGGCCCCCGACGCCGTCACGTACCTGCTGCCCATCGTGCTGCGGCTGCGCGGCGAGCTGGACGAGGACGCCCTGCGCACGGCCCTGGGGACCGTGGTCGACCGGCACGAGGCGCTGCGCACCGGCTTCGAACTGACCCCCGACCAGGGCCTGACGCAGGTCGTCCACGACCCGGGCGCGGTCACCGTCGGCCTGGTGGCCGAGGACGTGGCCGCCGCCGACGTCGACGCCCTGGTCGCGGAGCTCACCACGCGGCCGTTCGACCTCGCCGTGCCCGGTCTGCTGCGCGCGGGACTCTGGCGGCTCGGCGAGGACTCCCAGCGGACCCGCGGCTGGGTGTTCGCCCTGTGCGTGCACCACATCGCGGTCGACGGCTGGTCCCTCGGCGTGCTGGTCGACGAGCTGATGGAGGCGTACACCGCGGCCGTCGAGGGCCGCGCCGCCGTCCTGCCCGAACTGCCGGTGCAGTACGCGGACTTCGCCGCCTGGCAGCGCGAGCGCACCGACGGTGAGGAGGCCGGCGAACACCTCGCGTACTGGCGCGAGGCCCTGGCGGGCGCCTCCGAGCTGCACCTGCCCGGCGACCGGGCCCGCCCCGGCGAGCCCTCGTACCGGGGCGGCGCCGTGCCGCTGCGGCTCTCCCCCGACCTGACCGCCCGCCTCACCGCACTGGGACAGTCCGAGCAGACCACCCTGTTCAGCGTCCTGCTCGCCGCGTACGCGGTGGTCCTGCACCGCTGGTCCGGCCAGCGGGACCTGGTCGTCGGCGCCCCCGTCGCGGGCCGCTCGCGCCCCGAACTGGAGCGTCTCGTCGGCTTCTTCGTCAACACCCTGCCGCTCCGCCTCGACGTGGACGGCGCCGCCCCGTTCCGCGCGCTGCTGCGCCAGGCGGGCGCTCGGACACTGGCCGCCATGAGCCACCAGGACGTCCCGTACGAGCGGATCGCGCAGGCGACCGGCGACGGGCAGACGGCGGGCCGGGGCGGCGCGCTGCTGCACACCCTGCTCGCCCTGCGCAACGTGCCCTTCGGTGAACTGCGCCTGCCCGGCGTCGAGGTGGAGATCGCCGACACCACCAGCGCGGGCGCCGACCTGGACCTGACCCTGGAGTTCTCGCCGACCCCCGACGGCGGTCTGTCCGGCTGGCTGGGCTACGCCCTCGACCTCTACGACGCGGACACGGCCGGCCGGCTCGGCGAGGCCGTCGAGACGGTCCTCGCGGCGGTCGCCGCCGACGGCTCGGCGGACGTCCGCGAGCTGCCGGTGATGTCCGACGCCCAGCGCGACCGGCTCCTGGCGATGAGCGGCCCCTCCGGCGCGGCCTGCCCGCCCCGGCTGCTCACCGACTGGTTCGCCGACCAGGTCGCCGCCACCCCCGACGCGGTGGCCGTCATCGCCGATTCCGGCGACGACGCCGTCCCCTCCCCCTCCCTGACCTTCCGCGAGCTGGACGAGCGGTCCAGCCGGCTGGCGCACTGGCTCCGGGACACCGGCGTGCGCACCGAGGACCGGGTGGGCCTGTGCCTGCCGCGCGGACTCGACTTCATGGTGGCCCTGTTCGGCGTGTTCAAGGCCGGCGCCGTGTACGTCCCGCTGGAGCCGGACCACCCCGCCGACCGCCACGAGCAGCTCATCCGCGACGCCCGTACGGTCCGGGTGCTGACCCTCGCCGAACTGGCCGACCGGATCCCGGCCGTCACCCCGCCCGGCCGCGACACCGCGGTGGAGACCGTCGCCCTCGACACCCTGGGCGCCGCCCTCGCCGAGCGTCCGGCCACCCGGCCGAGCCTCGCGCTCACCCCGGACAACGCCGCGTACGTCCTCTACACCTCGGGCTCGACCGGACAGCCCAAGGGTGTCGTCGTACCGCACCGCGCGATCTCCAACCGGGTGCGCGAGATGATCGACTCGATCGGGTTCGGACCGGACGACACCGTCCTGCACAAGACCCCGATCACCGCCGACCCCTCCCTGTGGGAGATCCTGGTGCCGCCGCTGAGCGGCGCCCGCCAGGTGATGGCCCTGCCGCGCCGGAACACCGACGCCCGCTACGTCCACGAGGTGCTGGTCCGCCACGGGGTCACGGCCACCGACTTCGTCCCCTCGACGCTCCGCCCGGTGGTCGCCGAGCCCGGCTTCGCGGAGGCCGCGCGCACCCTGCGCATCGCGCAGAGCGGCGGCGAGGAGCTGACCGCCGAACTCGCCGGCCGGTTCCTCGAACTCGCCCCGCACGCCGACCTCTACAACTGCTACGGCCCCACCGAGTCCACCATCGACGTGGCCATGCACCGGGTGCCCGTGCCGGTCCCGCAGCCGGTGCCGATCGGCTCGCCGATCGCGGGCGTGAAGCTGTACGTCCTGGACGAGCTCGGCCGCATCCAGCCGATCGGTGTCGCCGGTGAACTCCTCATCGGCGGCGTGCAGTTGGCCCGCGGATACCTCGACCGTCCCGGGCAGACCGCGGAACGCTACGTGCCCCACCCCTTCGCGCCCGGCGAGCGGCTGTACCGCACCGGCGACCGGGCCCGCTGGAAGGCGGACGGCACGCTGGAGTTCCTCGGCCGGCTCGACCACCAGGTCAAGATCCGCGGCTACCGGGTGGAGCCCGCCGAGGTGGAGACCGCGCTGCGCACCCACCCATCGGTCGCCGAGGCCACCGTCCTCGCCCTGCCCGACCGCCAGGGCGACCTGAGCCTGGCCGCGTACGTCACGGCCGCCGAGGGCACGACCGTGCCGGGCGCGGACGCGCTCCGCCGCCACCTCGGCCGGCTCGTCCCGACCCCGATGATCCCGTCCTCGTACACCGTCCTCGACGCCTTCCCGCTGACCCCGAACGGCAAGGTCGACCGCGCGGCGCTGCCGCTGCCCGGCGCGGGCGGCCCGGCCACGGGCGCCGAGCGGGTGGCGCCGTCGGACGACGTCCAGCGGGTCCTCGCCGGCGTCTGGGAGCAGGCGCTCGACGTTCCCGGCATCGGCGTGCACGACGACTTCTTCACCCTGGGCGGCCACTCGCTGCTCGCGACGCTCGTCGTCTCCAACATCCGGCAGCTGTTCCGGATCGAACTGCCCCTGCACTTCTTCATCGAGGCGCCGACCGTGGCGGCTCTCGCGGACCTGGTCCGCGCGCAGGGCGCGGAGGCCGGTATCGACATCGACCGCGTCGCCGAGCTGGTCCTGACGGTGCAGCGCATGTCCGCAGCCGAGGTGGACGCGGGCCTGCGCGCCTGA
- a CDS encoding 2OG-Fe dioxygenase family protein: protein MSDAFAPTTLAAAESRAADDLSAQGYHLLSAAPQSELVGAGAEDWARFARHWDDLTVDRYMRDNGTYRYRRYGHFHLDAAAGTLTAQPHAPYAQDLTVNPLNGGQQRHFDPLTEEFLADPLTRATVLTLGRIFSAAEGVSAWDVKLHPFRIVTSPGQVGKPAPQGRHRDGSTYVTSLLVNRHNVVGGESSLYSEDGAQLLAVTLAEPGDQLLVDDRRVLHDVTALQPADPTAPAHRDVLIVDFDLL, encoded by the coding sequence GTGTCCGACGCGTTCGCCCCGACCACGCTTGCCGCCGCCGAGTCCCGCGCGGCGGACGACCTGTCCGCCCAGGGATACCACCTGCTGTCCGCGGCCCCGCAGTCCGAGCTCGTCGGCGCCGGCGCCGAGGACTGGGCCCGCTTCGCCCGCCACTGGGACGACCTCACCGTCGACCGCTACATGCGCGACAACGGCACCTACCGCTACCGCCGTTACGGTCACTTCCACCTCGACGCCGCGGCAGGGACGCTGACCGCTCAGCCGCACGCCCCCTACGCGCAGGACCTCACCGTCAACCCGCTCAACGGCGGCCAGCAGCGCCACTTCGACCCGCTCACCGAGGAGTTCCTCGCCGATCCGCTGACCCGGGCGACGGTGCTCACCCTGGGCCGGATCTTCTCCGCCGCCGAGGGCGTCTCGGCGTGGGACGTGAAGCTGCACCCGTTCCGCATCGTGACCAGTCCCGGCCAGGTCGGCAAGCCCGCCCCGCAGGGCAGGCACCGCGACGGCTCGACGTACGTCACGTCGCTGCTGGTCAACCGGCACAACGTCGTCGGCGGCGAGTCCTCCCTGTACAGCGAGGACGGTGCGCAGCTGCTCGCCGTGACCCTGGCCGAGCCGGGCGACCAGCTCCTGGTGGACGACCGCCGCGTCCTGCACGACGTCACCGCTCTGCAGCCGGCGGATCCCACGGCGCCCGCCCACCGCGACGTGCTGATCGTCGACTTCGACCTGCTCTGA
- a CDS encoding GNAT family N-acetyltransferase, producing MQYRPMNESDLDAVLAWDVKEPVSWIDADRYREETAARQCRPEWTWIAEEDGRILARALWWGRSDSERPITLDCLTVHESVADPAAVAAELLGAAHAVFAEQGAATPPAYNIMLPQDEGDEAGRTAAAAWREDAARRAGLSERIQRLRFEWAPEAGVPGPSDRLVFTAEPDDEAFVEVFRQVARGSLDSETIANVASMGEEGAARDDLEFYTGCPGKREWWRLAHTPDGQLAGFAIPSRTPYGPNVGYLGVVPELRGRRYIDDVLAEITRFHAGEGAERITATTDSTNVPMANAFRRGGYRVSEIRVILAAPAA from the coding sequence ATGCAGTACCGCCCGATGAACGAGAGCGATCTGGACGCCGTCCTCGCCTGGGACGTCAAGGAGCCCGTCTCCTGGATCGACGCCGACCGCTACCGCGAGGAGACCGCGGCCCGGCAGTGCCGCCCGGAGTGGACGTGGATCGCGGAGGAGGACGGCCGGATCCTCGCACGGGCCCTGTGGTGGGGCCGCTCGGACAGCGAGCGTCCGATCACCCTGGACTGCCTGACCGTCCACGAGTCGGTCGCCGATCCGGCCGCCGTCGCCGCCGAGCTGCTCGGGGCCGCGCACGCGGTCTTCGCCGAGCAGGGGGCCGCCACCCCGCCCGCGTACAACATCATGCTTCCGCAGGACGAGGGCGACGAGGCCGGCCGCACCGCGGCCGCCGCCTGGCGCGAGGATGCGGCCCGGCGCGCGGGGCTGAGCGAGCGGATCCAGCGGCTGCGGTTCGAGTGGGCGCCGGAGGCCGGTGTCCCCGGGCCCTCGGACCGGCTCGTGTTCACCGCCGAGCCCGACGACGAGGCGTTCGTCGAGGTGTTCCGTCAGGTCGCGCGCGGCAGCCTGGACAGCGAGACCATCGCCAACGTCGCGTCCATGGGCGAGGAGGGCGCCGCCCGCGACGACCTCGAGTTCTACACGGGCTGCCCCGGCAAGCGGGAGTGGTGGCGGCTCGCGCACACCCCGGACGGGCAGCTCGCCGGCTTCGCGATCCCCTCCCGTACCCCGTACGGGCCGAACGTCGGCTACCTCGGGGTCGTCCCCGAGCTGCGCGGCCGACGCTACATCGACGACGTCCTCGCCGAGATCACCCGCTTCCACGCGGGTGAGGGCGCCGAGCGGATCACCGCCACCACGGACTCCACCAACGTCCCGATGGCGAACGCCTTCCGTCGTGGCGGATACCGCGTCAGCGAGATCCGCGTGATCCTCGCGGCGCCCGCCGCCTGA
- a CDS encoding condensation domain-containing protein: MAEQSLAITTSFAQQSLWLQHQIDPGRSAYHVVAGVRLRGALDVPALTAALNAVAARHETLRTVFRLDAGVPVQVIGPVPPLTVPVVDVTAEEVDALVQREIETPFDLAAGPLVRLRLLRLAADHHVVVLVMHHIITDGESTAILLRELLLHYAAEASGEPLELPELPIQYADFAVWQRDLLSGARLDRLTDYWSGRLAGATPLALPRPADGAERGPSAGGLHEFTVPASLRARLEAAARDGDATLFMVLLAGFDVLLGRWCGQEDMTVLSPVSGRSRPELEEIIGYFVNPLLLRADLSGDPDARTVLARVRETCLGAYDHEELPYEQAANLIGGPGAERERTADGRVMMVLQSPREENWSPAGLEWEQIPVGIGTAKAPLVLDLRPGSEVLHGVLEYDSGLFDAATVAALGEDLLAAWEWLADLSPLPLSQVPGLKGPTEPARSAPEASSPAPAVVSPQAVGGPAAYVAPRTSLEEEVALIWAELLGRERVGVHDNFFDLGGQSLAAVRLTARLREEFGIGLAVRDLYANFTVEEVAWRLLEELAAEQADEADAGTGPAAV; the protein is encoded by the coding sequence ATGGCTGAGCAGTCGCTGGCGATCACCACGTCGTTCGCCCAGCAGAGCCTCTGGCTGCAGCACCAGATCGACCCCGGCCGCTCGGCCTACCACGTGGTCGCGGGTGTCCGGCTGCGCGGCGCACTCGACGTACCGGCCCTGACGGCGGCGCTCAACGCGGTGGCCGCGCGCCACGAGACGCTGCGGACGGTCTTCCGGCTCGACGCGGGTGTGCCGGTCCAGGTGATCGGCCCGGTCCCGCCGCTGACCGTGCCGGTGGTCGACGTGACCGCGGAGGAGGTGGACGCGCTCGTCCAGCGCGAGATCGAGACGCCGTTCGACCTGGCGGCGGGCCCGCTGGTGCGTCTGCGGCTGCTGCGGCTCGCGGCGGACCACCATGTCGTCGTGCTGGTGATGCACCACATCATCACCGACGGCGAGTCCACGGCGATCCTGCTGCGCGAGCTGCTGCTGCACTACGCCGCCGAGGCGTCGGGGGAGCCGCTGGAGCTTCCCGAACTACCGATTCAGTACGCCGACTTCGCTGTCTGGCAGCGTGACCTGCTGAGCGGCGCGCGGCTCGACCGGCTGACCGACTACTGGTCCGGGCGGCTGGCGGGCGCGACCCCCCTCGCCCTTCCCCGGCCGGCGGACGGTGCGGAACGCGGCCCCTCGGCCGGTGGCCTGCACGAGTTCACGGTGCCGGCGTCGCTGCGGGCCCGGCTGGAGGCGGCCGCCCGTGACGGCGACGCCACCCTGTTCATGGTCCTGCTCGCCGGCTTCGACGTCCTGCTCGGCCGGTGGTGCGGGCAGGAGGACATGACGGTCCTCTCCCCGGTCTCCGGCCGCTCCCGCCCCGAACTCGAAGAGATCATCGGGTACTTCGTCAATCCTCTGCTGCTGCGGGCCGACCTGTCCGGCGACCCGGACGCACGCACGGTGCTCGCCCGCGTGCGGGAGACCTGCCTCGGCGCGTACGACCACGAGGAACTGCCCTACGAGCAGGCGGCGAACCTGATCGGCGGGCCGGGCGCGGAGCGCGAACGGACCGCCGACGGCCGGGTGATGATGGTGCTGCAGTCCCCTCGCGAGGAGAACTGGAGCCCGGCGGGCCTGGAGTGGGAACAGATCCCGGTGGGGATCGGCACGGCCAAGGCCCCGCTCGTCCTCGACCTGCGGCCCGGCTCCGAGGTGCTGCACGGCGTGCTGGAGTACGACAGCGGGCTGTTCGACGCGGCCACGGTGGCGGCGCTGGGCGAGGACCTGCTGGCGGCGTGGGAGTGGCTGGCCGACCTCTCGCCGCTGCCCCTGTCGCAGGTCCCGGGCCTGAAGGGCCCCACGGAGCCGGCACGGTCCGCTCCGGAGGCCTCGTCCCCGGCCCCGGCCGTCGTGTCGCCGCAGGCCGTCGGAGGACCGGCCGCCTACGTGGCGCCGCGCACATCCCTGGAGGAGGAGGTGGCCCTGATCTGGGCGGAGCTCCTCGGCCGGGAACGCGTCGGGGTGCACGACAACTTCTTCGACCTCGGCGGTCAGTCGCTGGCCGCGGTCCGGCTGACGGCCCGGCTGCGCGAGGAGTTCGGCATCGGGCTCGCGGTCCGCGACCTGTACGCGAACTTCACCGTCGAGGAGGTCGCCTGGCGGCTGCTCGAGGAGCTGGCGGCGGAACAGGCCGACGAGGCCGACGCCGGTACCGGCCCGGCCGCCGTCTGA